The following coding sequences are from one Nicotiana tomentosiformis chromosome 3, ASM39032v3, whole genome shotgun sequence window:
- the LOC138908483 gene encoding uncharacterized protein, with product MDNTYIQCKATVLVVGSMVMSKYADPKTIYTPKDIQIDMLSEHGVNLTYMQAWRAKEKALEFLRGHPADSYSRLPSYLYILEKTYLGSIVKLQKTEDDYFLYVFVALSTFIKGWEHCRLVVVVDGTFLNSAYRGIMLTTSTMDATSSILPLAYAVVDLENDTSWRWIFEQFKHAYGEKLNMCVVSDQNESILKATSTIYTGMPHYACVWHIWTNVRSKFKKGHLMLSELYFFTARSYTLDELNERMSKIEEIDTHVKAYLHDISYHKWSRVYATVNQTWTMKSNITESLNAVTKDARQQLVVQLLKYMRTLLER from the exons ATGGACAACACATATATACAATGCAAAGCTACTGTCTTGGTAGTTGGCAGCATGGTCATGTCAAAATATGCGGATCCTAAGACAATATACACACCAAAAGACATACAAATCGACATGTTATCGGAACATGGTGTGAACTTAACATACATGCAAGCTTGGAGAGCAAAGGAAAAGGCTTTGGAATTTTTGAGAGGTCATCCTGCTGATTCCTACAGTCGGTTGCCGAGTTATTTGTATATTTTGGAGAAGACTTATCTGGGGTCGATAGTCAAATTGCAGAAGACTGAAGATGATTATTTCTTGTATGTATTTGTTGCTCTTAGTACATTTATCAAGGGTTGGGAGCATTGTAGGCTAGTTGTAGTAGTCGATGGTACCTTCTTGAACTCGGCATATAGGGGAATCATGCTAACAACAAGCACAATGGATGCAACAA GTAGTATATTACCATTAGCATATGCCGTTGTTGATTTAGAAAATGACACATCATGGAGATGGATTTTTGAGCAATTCAAACATGCATATGGTGAAAAACTAAATATGTGTGTTGTTTCGGACCAGAATGAGAGTATATTGAAGGCAACATCTACGATTTATACTGGCATGCCACATTATGCTTGCGTGTGGCATATTTGGACAAATGTAAGGTCAAAGTTCAAGAAAGGTCATCTAATGTTAAGCGAGTTATACTTTTTCACGGCACGATCATACACGCTTGATGAACTTAATGAAAGAATGTCAAAGATTGAAGAGATTGACACGCATGTTAAAGCATACCTACACGATATTAGTTATCACAAATGGTCTCGGGTATATGCTACAGTGAACCAAACATGGACGATGAAATCAAATATTACAGAGTCCTTGAATGCGGTAACCAAAGATGCAAGACAACAGCTCGTAGTTCAACTACTAAAGTACATGAGGACTCTTCTTGAACGTTAG